The following proteins come from a genomic window of Methanosarcina sp. MTP4:
- the thiC gene encoding phosphomethylpyrimidine synthase: MTLMEDAKKGIITPAIEAVAKSEGIDPETVRSCVAKGLIAIPRNNRRDTLPVGIGKFMSTKINANVGTSRDYVDIEAEVEKAKAAEAYGANAVMDLSTGGDLNEIRRRILEAVEIPVGTVPIYQAAASQKTVVEMTSDDMFNAVRKHAEQGVDFVTVHAGVNLNSLERLRQSDRIMNVVSRGGSFTLAWMLHNGEDNPFYAEFDYLVEIAKEYDMTLSLGDGMRPGCIADASDRPKFMEFITLGELVKRSRAADVQTFVEGPGHVPLDEIELSVRGMKELCDGAPLYLLGPLVTDITPGFDHIACAIGGAVAGMHGTDFLCMVTPSEHLALPTLDDIREGTLVTKLAAHTIDLIKEGQRERAWKQDTAMAYARRDLDWEKQFELALDGDRARKIRDARKTESEACSMCGELCAVKIVKEAFEKKKEE; encoded by the coding sequence ATGACACTGATGGAAGACGCGAAAAAGGGAATCATAACCCCTGCCATTGAAGCCGTGGCAAAATCCGAAGGAATCGACCCTGAGACTGTCCGCTCATGCGTGGCGAAGGGCCTCATCGCTATTCCCCGGAACAACAGGCGGGATACCCTGCCTGTGGGGATTGGCAAGTTCATGAGCACGAAGATCAACGCCAATGTGGGGACTTCAAGAGACTACGTTGACATCGAAGCCGAAGTCGAGAAAGCAAAAGCTGCCGAAGCTTACGGCGCAAATGCCGTCATGGACCTTTCCACCGGCGGGGACCTGAACGAGATTCGCAGGCGCATCCTTGAAGCCGTGGAAATCCCGGTCGGGACCGTCCCGATCTATCAGGCCGCAGCCTCCCAGAAGACCGTGGTCGAGATGACTTCCGACGACATGTTCAACGCCGTCCGGAAACATGCCGAACAGGGTGTGGACTTCGTTACCGTGCATGCCGGGGTCAACTTAAACTCTCTTGAGCGCTTGCGCCAGAGCGACCGGATCATGAACGTGGTCAGCAGGGGCGGGTCTTTCACCCTGGCCTGGATGCTCCACAATGGGGAAGACAACCCCTTCTACGCCGAATTCGACTATCTTGTGGAAATTGCAAAGGAATATGATATGACCCTGAGCCTGGGGGACGGCATGCGTCCCGGTTGCATTGCCGATGCTTCCGACCGCCCGAAGTTCATGGAGTTCATCACTCTCGGTGAGCTCGTGAAGCGTTCCCGTGCAGCCGACGTCCAGACTTTTGTGGAAGGTCCGGGGCACGTTCCCCTTGACGAGATCGAGCTCAGTGTCCGGGGCATGAAAGAGCTTTGCGACGGAGCCCCTCTTTACCTGCTCGGCCCCCTGGTAACCGACATCACCCCCGGCTTCGACCACATAGCCTGCGCAATCGGGGGTGCAGTTGCCGGGATGCACGGGACCGACTTCCTCTGCATGGTAACCCCCTCCGAACACCTCGCCCTCCCCACCCTGGACGACATCAGGGAAGGCACTCTCGTCACAAAACTCGCAGCCCACACCATCGACCTTATAAAAGAAGGCCAGCGCGAACGCGCCTGGAAACAGGACACAGCCATGGCCTACGCTCGTCGGGACCTGGACTGGGAAAAGCAGTTCGAACTAGCCCTTGACGGGGACCGTGCCCGTAAAATCCGGGATGCCCGGAAGACCGAAAGCGAAGCCTGCTCCATGTGCGGAGAACTCTGCGCCGTAAAAATCGTAAAAGAAGCTTTTGAGAAAAAGAAAGAAGAGTAA
- a CDS encoding DNA polymerase ligase N-terminal domain-containing protein translates to MLEKYRKKRDFKETPEPAPGNSKKDLDKPIFVIQKHDASTLHYDFRLEIDGVLKSWAVPKEPPSKAGIKRLAIQTEDHPLEYADFEGEIPEGHYGAGKVEIWDKGTFKLKKFEEKEIIFTLDGEKLQGGYVMIKTKFGKEGKGWLLFKKKAE, encoded by the coding sequence ATGCTCGAAAAATACAGGAAGAAAAGGGATTTCAAAGAGACTCCTGAACCTGCGCCGGGAAATTCAAAAAAAGATCTGGATAAACCTATCTTCGTAATCCAGAAACATGATGCCAGTACCCTCCACTATGATTTCCGCCTGGAAATAGACGGGGTCCTGAAAAGCTGGGCAGTCCCTAAAGAGCCGCCCTCAAAAGCCGGAATAAAAAGGCTGGCCATCCAGACCGAAGACCATCCCCTGGAATACGCTGATTTTGAAGGGGAGATCCCGGAAGGGCATTATGGGGCAGGAAAGGTCGAAATCTGGGATAAGGGGACCTTTAAACTCAAGAAATTTGAAGAAAAGGAAATCATTTTCACGCTTGATGGAGAAAAGCTTCAGGGAGGTTATGTTATGATCAAAACGAAGTTCGGGAAAGAGGGGAAGGGATGGCTGCTATTTAAGAAAAAGGCAGAGTAA
- a CDS encoding ketopantoate reductase family protein, with amino-acid sequence MQILILGAGAVGLSLAAKLSAVCDVHAICRKRHADMIAERGLLMTGIWGEGKYKFSCGEAVPEGMDFDYVIVSSKSIATEAVCEQFAGVIKGKETISLQNGVGNEEIIARYTDKVIGGTIITGFEWRGDAEVHVSVEAGPMTLGRFPEGCDEKVETLVEIVREAGISVQVSDNIKGALWAKTIYNCALNPLGAVMGIPYGELADPHAWNIVREIVKEAFAVTDKSDVKLPWATADEYLSYLKDVQLPSTAAHHSSMFQDITSGRKTEIDFLNGAVVSRAEKLGLQAPYNDLISEEIRFMEALNEKKSLKLKNH; translated from the coding sequence ATGCAAATCTTAATCCTTGGAGCAGGAGCAGTAGGCCTCTCCCTTGCTGCAAAACTCTCAGCTGTCTGTGACGTCCACGCCATATGCAGGAAGCGCCACGCCGATATGATAGCAGAACGCGGGCTTCTAATGACCGGGATCTGGGGCGAAGGAAAGTACAAATTCAGCTGTGGGGAAGCCGTTCCCGAGGGTATGGACTTCGACTACGTAATTGTCAGTTCGAAGTCGATTGCAACGGAGGCTGTCTGCGAGCAGTTTGCAGGCGTGATAAAAGGAAAAGAAACAATAAGCCTCCAGAACGGGGTCGGAAACGAGGAGATTATCGCCCGCTATACCGACAAAGTCATTGGAGGGACCATCATCACAGGCTTTGAATGGAGAGGAGATGCCGAGGTGCACGTCTCCGTGGAAGCCGGACCTATGACCCTCGGGCGCTTTCCGGAAGGCTGCGATGAAAAGGTGGAAACCCTGGTGGAAATTGTCAGGGAGGCAGGCATTTCCGTACAGGTAAGCGACAACATAAAGGGAGCCCTCTGGGCCAAGACGATTTACAACTGCGCCTTAAACCCCCTGGGAGCGGTCATGGGCATACCTTACGGGGAACTCGCTGACCCCCATGCCTGGAACATAGTCAGGGAAATCGTGAAGGAAGCTTTTGCGGTCACTGATAAAAGCGACGTAAAACTCCCCTGGGCAACTGCCGACGAGTACCTCAGCTACCTGAAAGATGTCCAGCTCCCGAGCACGGCTGCCCACCACTCCTCCATGTTCCAGGACATCACGTCGGGCAGGAAAACCGAAATCGATTTCCTGAACGGGGCAGTCGTGTCAAGAGCAGAAAAACTGGGGCTGCAAGCGCCTTACAATGACCTTATTTCGGAAGAAATCCGCTTTATGGAAGCCCTGAACGAAAAAAAATCATTGAAATTAAAAAATCATTGA
- a CDS encoding DUF3303 domain-containing protein, with translation MIFMDIVSWEPEDNARVGDIFSTYEYPEGMKVIDEWMDLSGCRSFIIYETDDPEAYIASIQPFMDICWFETFPVLRSGEYMQKFQAIAEKLGERRASVPEYEEVLEEENEEIMEQIEGLEKRVQRLEHHSFIQQEDTT, from the coding sequence ATGATATTCATGGATATTGTTTCCTGGGAACCGGAAGACAACGCAAGAGTGGGAGATATTTTCTCAACGTACGAATACCCGGAAGGCATGAAAGTTATCGACGAGTGGATGGACCTTTCAGGCTGCCGCTCGTTCATTATCTACGAAACAGACGACCCGGAAGCCTACATAGCTTCGATTCAGCCTTTCATGGACATTTGCTGGTTTGAAACCTTTCCTGTCCTGAGGTCGGGAGAGTACATGCAAAAATTCCAGGCCATTGCTGAAAAATTGGGGGAAAGAAGAGCCTCTGTCCCGGAATACGAAGAAGTCCTCGAAGAAGAAAATGAAGAAATCATGGAACAAATCGAAGGGCTTGAAAAAAGGGTTCAGCGCCTGGAACACCACTCCTTTATCCAGCAGGAAGACACTACCTGA
- a CDS encoding serine--tRNA ligase: MELEFNLKAYYRTSADPAPAMEAILAFFNEANKTILTKGAPEGQGALVTGWDLGEDRINFSLKSGRYVRVHDAALRLKKQLAGILGKEFKIGIRGTEVDSFFIFVPSEQELKETKVPYVTKMENVEGGIMLQLEVGEAEMKNRVPDRILTLLEDKIEAARYGAKAEHWNLLWQREPMEHPFKEDPTQAMMKEGWLKRGASRGQWIHGPQSTRIFRAFEQIVYEELLKPLGYREMIFPKLVPWEVWMKSGHAKGVYPEIYYVSPPATRDPEYWEEVADYYKVTHEVPTKLIKEKIGEPIGGMCYAQCPPFWVYVSGETLPNDEVPIRVFDRSGTSHRYESGGIHGIERVDEFHRIEILWLGTKEQTIKVAEDLHDRYMHIFNDILDIEWRKAKVTPWFMAQEGLLGLAEGNVVGTTDYEACLPYRGEDGEWLEFQNVSINGDKYPSGFNVKLQSGEDLWSGCSGVGLERWAAVFLAQKGLDPENWPEEFRKRVGEMPEGIRFL, translated from the coding sequence TTGGAATTAGAGTTCAACCTTAAGGCTTATTACAGGACAAGCGCAGACCCGGCTCCTGCAATGGAAGCTATTCTTGCGTTTTTTAATGAGGCGAACAAAACCATACTTACGAAAGGAGCACCTGAAGGGCAGGGAGCATTGGTTACCGGATGGGATCTCGGGGAAGACAGGATCAATTTTTCCCTGAAATCCGGCAGGTACGTGCGGGTGCACGACGCTGCTCTCCGGCTGAAGAAGCAGCTTGCCGGCATCCTCGGGAAAGAGTTCAAGATCGGCATCAGAGGGACTGAGGTCGATTCTTTCTTCATCTTTGTGCCTTCCGAACAGGAACTCAAGGAGACCAAGGTCCCGTACGTCACGAAGATGGAGAACGTGGAAGGCGGGATTATGCTCCAGCTCGAAGTTGGGGAGGCCGAGATGAAGAACAGGGTCCCGGACAGGATCCTTACCCTGCTCGAGGACAAGATCGAGGCTGCCCGGTACGGGGCAAAAGCCGAGCACTGGAACCTGCTCTGGCAGCGGGAACCCATGGAGCACCCCTTCAAGGAAGACCCCACCCAGGCTATGATGAAAGAAGGCTGGCTCAAGCGGGGGGCAAGCCGCGGACAGTGGATCCACGGGCCGCAGTCCACCCGGATTTTCCGCGCTTTTGAACAGATTGTCTACGAGGAGCTCCTGAAACCTCTCGGGTACAGGGAAATGATTTTCCCCAAGCTCGTTCCCTGGGAGGTCTGGATGAAGTCCGGGCATGCCAAGGGTGTCTATCCCGAAATCTACTACGTTTCCCCGCCTGCGACCAGGGACCCCGAGTACTGGGAAGAGGTTGCTGACTATTATAAGGTGACTCACGAGGTGCCGACAAAACTCATCAAGGAAAAGATCGGGGAGCCCATTGGTGGTATGTGCTATGCCCAGTGCCCGCCGTTCTGGGTCTACGTGTCAGGGGAAACCCTCCCCAACGATGAAGTCCCTATCAGGGTCTTCGACCGCTCCGGGACCTCTCACAGGTACGAAAGTGGCGGGATCCACGGAATCGAAAGGGTGGACGAGTTCCACAGGATCGAGATCCTCTGGCTTGGCACAAAGGAGCAGACCATCAAGGTTGCTGAAGACCTGCACGACCGCTACATGCACATCTTCAACGATATCCTGGACATCGAATGGAGGAAAGCCAAGGTTACTCCCTGGTTCATGGCTCAGGAAGGGTTGCTGGGACTTGCCGAAGGAAACGTTGTCGGGACCACCGACTATGAGGCCTGCCTCCCCTACAGGGGCGAGGACGGGGAATGGCTCGAGTTCCAGAACGTGAGCATCAACGGGGACAAGTACCCCTCCGGCTTCAACGTGAAGTTGCAGTCAGGGGAAGATCTCTGGTCCGGCTGCTCGGGCGTCGGGCTCGAGAGGTGGGCTGCTGTCTTCCTTGCCCAGAAAGGGCTTGACCCGGAGAACTGGCCTGAAGAGTTCAGGAAGAGAGTGGGCGAAATGCCAGAGGGCATCCGCTTCCTTTAA
- a CDS encoding PIN domain-containing protein, whose translation MSKKAHATKVRPLGVQASEAYSSGTHSTEVQSLKTHSEELSLAKIRSAKVHSVEKYDFSEGRQFFFDTNIWLYIYGPISFPDWRSDVYSRALKEIRVSEGSIYINCMIISEFVNAFARIEFKQQSEFAKYKEFRNSPSFRPVAEDISNNVKKILKNTLTCDPELAAVKLPEIMDTFEEGRYDFNDLLFAEVCRAKDLIFVTHDRDFRDLEIEILTANERMLG comes from the coding sequence ATGAGTAAAAAAGCCCATGCTACAAAGGTCCGTCCCCTGGGAGTTCAGGCTTCGGAAGCTTATTCTTCAGGAACCCACTCCACAGAGGTCCAATCTTTAAAAACCCATTCTGAAGAACTTTCTTTGGCAAAAATCCGTTCGGCAAAGGTCCATTCCGTAGAGAAATATGATTTTTCGGAAGGCCGACAATTTTTCTTTGATACGAATATCTGGCTCTACATCTACGGGCCCATAAGTTTCCCTGACTGGCGTTCTGATGTTTATTCCAGGGCTCTGAAAGAGATCCGGGTCTCAGAAGGCAGTATCTACATAAACTGCATGATTATTTCGGAGTTTGTCAACGCCTTTGCCAGGATCGAGTTCAAGCAGCAGTCGGAATTCGCGAAGTACAAGGAGTTTCGAAACTCTCCTTCCTTCCGGCCTGTCGCCGAAGATATCTCGAACAACGTGAAAAAAATCCTGAAAAATACCCTTACCTGTGACCCTGAACTCGCAGCCGTAAAGCTCCCGGAAATCATGGACACCTTCGAAGAGGGCAGATATGACTTTAACGACCTGCTTTTTGCAGAGGTTTGCCGCGCAAAAGACCTGATTTTCGTAACCCATGACCGGGATTTCAGGGACCTTGAAATTGAAATTCTGACCGCAAACGAGAGGATGCTGGGGTGA
- a CDS encoding GNAT family N-acetyltransferase produces the protein MTGTENNSNLNIRIAEKKDVPLILEFIKGIAEFEKLSHLVEATEETLMESMFGERPYAEVFFAELDGVPAGFTVFFHNFSTFVGKQGLYIEDIYVKPEFRGKGLGKAMFLNCIKLAKERNCGRVEWVVLDWNPAREFYEYFGAGPVEGWHIYRMGEDKFTSALEK, from the coding sequence ATGACTGGCACAGAAAATAATTCCAACCTGAACATCCGTATCGCCGAAAAAAAAGACGTCCCCCTCATTTTAGAGTTCATCAAAGGCATAGCCGAGTTCGAGAAACTTTCCCACCTCGTTGAGGCTACCGAAGAGACCCTCATGGAGTCCATGTTCGGGGAACGGCCCTATGCCGAGGTCTTTTTTGCAGAGCTTGACGGGGTGCCTGCCGGCTTTACGGTCTTCTTCCACAACTTTTCTACTTTTGTAGGAAAGCAGGGGCTCTATATCGAGGACATTTACGTAAAACCCGAATTCCGTGGGAAAGGGCTTGGAAAAGCCATGTTCCTCAACTGCATCAAACTGGCAAAGGAAAGGAATTGCGGCAGGGTGGAATGGGTCGTGCTTGACTGGAACCCTGCAAGGGAATTCTACGAATACTTCGGGGCGGGGCCTGTGGAAGGCTGGCACATCTACCGCATGGGCGAAGACAAGTTTACATCTGCGCTTGAAAAATGA
- a CDS encoding demethoxyubiquinone hydroxylase family protein, protein MLSETIADLKKTRPEDLDKEILRAAMIAELDAVNIYEQMANITKSEEIRKILLDIAREEKIHVAMFETVLLQADEEFLQVYIDYALARR, encoded by the coding sequence TTGCTTTCGGAAACAATTGCTGACCTTAAAAAGACAAGACCTGAAGACCTCGACAAGGAAATTCTCAGGGCCGCCATGATCGCCGAACTGGACGCTGTCAACATTTACGAGCAAATGGCAAACATCACGAAAAGTGAGGAGATCAGGAAAATCCTTCTGGATATTGCCAGGGAAGAAAAAATCCACGTTGCCATGTTTGAGACCGTGCTCTTGCAGGCCGACGAGGAGTTTCTGCAGGTCTACATCGATTACGCCCTTGCTAGAAGGTAA
- a CDS encoding STAS-like domain-containing protein, with the protein MGGTIKIKAVETAGGSCCIALGDGQKVYDRIAEAFLENRKVELSFAEAGDLTPAFLNAAVGQLYGSFPEEFIRRNLVFTDIGPGDEIILRRVSERAKCYFENADHYRKVVREVMGGEDE; encoded by the coding sequence ATGGGGGGAACTATAAAAATCAAGGCAGTTGAGACTGCCGGAGGCAGCTGCTGTATTGCCCTCGGGGACGGGCAAAAGGTTTATGATCGAATTGCTGAGGCTTTCCTTGAAAACAGGAAAGTTGAACTTTCTTTTGCGGAGGCAGGAGACCTGACCCCGGCTTTTTTGAACGCTGCGGTTGGGCAGCTGTACGGAAGTTTTCCGGAAGAGTTTATCAGGCGCAATCTGGTTTTCACGGATATTGGCCCCGGGGATGAAATTATTCTGAGAAGGGTTTCGGAGAGGGCAAAATGCTATTTTGAGAACGCCGATCATTACAGGAAGGTTGTCAGGGAAGTAATGGGGGGCGAAGATGAGTAA
- a CDS encoding DNA topoisomerase: protein MTVVAFAEKNKAAAQIAKILGEGQVDKISIEGLPAYEFKWKGEEWYVMGLSGHIMNYDFPEQYNKWRDVDPRVLLGVDPEKFVTRKEYAAAVKKLAKRASKIILACDYDREGENIGFEAKTLAEEVTNVPVFRARFSALSPKEVLKAFGSPMEPDYNMAMAAEARQILDLKMGAAFTRFVTLSVRERARTKDVLSIGPCQTPTCGFVYEREKAIRAFKAKDFWKITALFAANGGEFEGTHRAGNIHDKEKAAEIFKRLKGTKTALVSKKTVKETKTTPPNPLNTTEYLKRASKFLGISPEVALEVAEQLYLAGFTSYPRTETNKYADDFDFKTIVSDFAGKKEYQPFAESILSGKIVPKNGTKDGHDHPPIHPIRAAARGEVSSAVAIPHAPEVYDLISRHFLANLMPAAVFEKTHLHLLLQEDPFDSSGTVLKDAGWLEAYPFENKKDKLLPYVEEGQTVNVKKLSNTKSKTSPPKKLTEAELLTLMDKNGIGTKATAPSHIETNKKRGYFENKGKTISILDTGFTLMDGLSLSVPILIKPEIRARIEALIQEIEDGKKEFDASLDEGTALIREMYSQLEAKKKELTSSIAGTIKDEAALEDKKNLIGTCPECGHVLHIVQTDSGRFVGCTGYPDCRNSYPLPKTGALNILRSKECKKEGGVTVMKVGNKYHWAVGIGPCFTCELEKECFPPEIVGPCPKCDGSMFLITLKDSRFLGCTKRCGYTQSVPKTGRLTLLEETCKSCGWRLIRVKEQGEEAKEFCVNRRCEEGRKFWKKNPPGPGGAPTKGSSSKGVLASKGTTSKGTTIKEATTKGSASRASPAGTKTTGTRTTGTRTTGTKVAGKEKK from the coding sequence ATGACAGTCGTCGCATTTGCAGAAAAGAACAAAGCAGCAGCCCAGATCGCAAAAATCCTCGGGGAAGGGCAGGTGGACAAGATTTCCATCGAAGGGCTGCCTGCATACGAATTCAAGTGGAAAGGAGAGGAGTGGTACGTGATGGGGCTTTCGGGACACATCATGAACTACGACTTCCCGGAGCAGTACAACAAATGGCGCGACGTGGACCCCAGAGTGCTCCTGGGGGTGGACCCGGAAAAGTTCGTGACCAGAAAAGAATATGCTGCAGCCGTAAAGAAGCTCGCCAAGCGGGCCAGCAAAATAATCCTGGCATGCGACTATGACCGGGAGGGGGAAAACATAGGCTTCGAGGCAAAGACCCTTGCCGAGGAAGTGACTAATGTGCCCGTTTTCAGAGCTCGTTTTTCAGCCCTCTCCCCAAAAGAGGTCCTGAAGGCTTTCGGGAGCCCCATGGAACCGGACTACAACATGGCAATGGCAGCGGAAGCCCGGCAGATCCTGGACCTGAAGATGGGGGCAGCCTTTACCCGCTTCGTGACCCTTTCCGTGAGGGAACGGGCAAGGACAAAAGACGTGCTTTCAATCGGGCCCTGCCAGACACCGACCTGCGGTTTCGTGTACGAGCGGGAAAAGGCGATCAGGGCTTTCAAGGCAAAGGACTTCTGGAAGATCACGGCTCTCTTTGCAGCTAACGGGGGGGAGTTCGAGGGCACCCACAGGGCAGGGAACATCCACGATAAGGAAAAAGCCGCAGAGATCTTCAAGCGCCTGAAAGGAACAAAAACCGCGCTTGTCTCGAAAAAGACAGTGAAGGAAACAAAGACCACACCCCCTAACCCGCTTAACACAACAGAATACCTGAAGCGGGCTTCCAAGTTCCTGGGAATCAGCCCGGAAGTTGCCCTTGAGGTTGCGGAACAGCTCTACCTTGCAGGATTTACCAGTTATCCCAGGACCGAGACCAACAAGTACGCCGACGACTTCGATTTCAAGACCATTGTTTCGGATTTTGCGGGGAAAAAGGAGTATCAACCCTTTGCCGAGTCGATCCTTTCAGGGAAAATCGTCCCGAAAAACGGGACGAAAGACGGGCACGACCACCCTCCGATCCATCCTATCCGGGCTGCGGCCAGGGGCGAGGTCAGCTCAGCCGTTGCCATCCCCCATGCACCCGAGGTCTACGACCTGATTTCCCGGCACTTCCTGGCAAACCTGATGCCTGCCGCAGTCTTTGAAAAGACCCACCTGCACCTGCTCTTACAGGAGGACCCTTTCGACTCCTCGGGAACGGTGCTGAAAGACGCAGGCTGGCTGGAAGCTTACCCCTTCGAAAACAAGAAGGACAAGCTCCTCCCGTATGTGGAGGAAGGGCAGACCGTGAATGTAAAAAAGCTCAGCAACACAAAGTCCAAAACAAGCCCCCCGAAAAAGCTTACCGAAGCCGAACTCCTCACGCTCATGGACAAGAACGGGATCGGGACAAAGGCGACTGCCCCCTCCCATATCGAGACAAACAAGAAGCGCGGCTACTTCGAGAACAAAGGAAAGACGATCTCAATCCTGGATACCGGCTTCACCCTTATGGACGGGCTCTCCCTTTCAGTCCCGATCCTCATCAAGCCCGAGATCAGGGCAAGGATTGAAGCCCTGATCCAGGAAATTGAAGACGGGAAAAAGGAATTCGATGCCTCCCTTGACGAGGGCACGGCTCTTATCAGGGAGATGTACTCCCAGCTCGAAGCAAAGAAAAAGGAACTTACCTCCAGCATCGCAGGCACGATCAAGGATGAAGCCGCTCTGGAAGACAAAAAGAACCTTATAGGAACCTGTCCCGAATGCGGGCATGTGCTGCATATCGTGCAGACGGATTCCGGACGCTTCGTGGGCTGTACCGGATACCCGGACTGCAGGAATTCATACCCCCTCCCGAAAACCGGAGCCCTGAACATCCTGCGCTCGAAAGAATGCAAAAAGGAAGGGGGGGTCACGGTTATGAAAGTAGGGAACAAGTACCACTGGGCCGTAGGCATCGGGCCCTGTTTCACCTGCGAACTCGAAAAGGAGTGCTTCCCCCCCGAAATAGTCGGCCCCTGCCCGAAATGCGATGGGAGCATGTTCCTGATCACCCTGAAAGATTCCCGCTTCCTGGGCTGCACGAAACGCTGCGGATACACCCAGTCGGTCCCGAAGACAGGTCGGCTTACCCTGCTCGAAGAGACCTGCAAGAGTTGCGGCTGGCGGCTGATCAGGGTAAAAGAACAGGGAGAGGAAGCGAAGGAGTTCTGTGTGAACCGGCGCTGCGAGGAAGGACGAAAGTTCTGGAAGAAGAATCCCCCCGGCCCTGGAGGAGCTCCGACAAAGGGAAGCTCTTCGAAGGGAGTTCTGGCTTCGAAAGGAACAACATCAAAGGGGACAACAATAAAAGAAGCGACAACAAAAGGATCAGCTTCAAGAGCTTCCCCGGCCGGGACAAAAACTACAGGGACAAGAACTACAGGGACAAGAACTACAGGGACAAAAGTTGCCGGAAAAGAGAAGAAGTAA